One genomic region from Vicia villosa cultivar HV-30 ecotype Madison, WI unplaced genomic scaffold, Vvil1.0 ctg.000352F_1_1_1, whole genome shotgun sequence encodes:
- the LOC131627221 gene encoding protein EIN6 ENHANCER-like: METEVLDAELVLPNYLSFKRVQMYDKYPKGQSRGRHWKHLKQIIQAENYQNYPPDEPNYVNIESPPSMHPCKRICDITGFEAPYYDPKTNLRYANTDVFKTIRSLPNDYVQRYLSLRNAAVVLK, translated from the exons ATGGAGACAGAGGTGTTGGATGCAGAGTTAGTGTTGCCAAACTATCTCAGTTTTAAGAGAGTTCAAATGTATGACAAATACCCTAAAGGCCAATCCAGAGGAAGACACTGGAAACATCTTAAGCAGATTATCCAGGCTGAGAATTACCAGAATTACCCTCCTGATGAACCCAATT ATGTCAATATTGAGTCACCCCCTTCCATGCATCCCTGCAAGAGAATTTGCGATATTACTGGCTTTGAG GCACCTTACTATGATCCTAAGACTAATCTCCGGTATGCAAATACTGATGTTTTCAAGACGATCAGATCGCTTCCTAATGATTATGTGCAAAGATACCTATCTCTGAGGAATGCAGCAGTCGTTCTTAAGTAG
- the LOC131627222 gene encoding subtilisin-like protease SBT5.3 yields MAIPASPTIYFLLLILLVSLLQTSTFPLKKKSYVVYLGSHSHDSESSSVEFDRVTDSHYEFLGSFLESSDAAKESIFYSYTRHINGFAATLEEQVAAEIAKHPNVLSVFENNGRKLHTTRSWGFMGLEDNYGVITSNSIWNKARFGEGVIIANLDTGVWPESKSFNDEGFGPIPSKWRGICEKGSDLAFHCNRKLIGARYFNKGYASRLPTPINSSSNTPRDNEGHGSHTLSTAGGNMVPGVSVFGQGYGTAKGGSPKARVASYKVCWPPINGDECFDADILAAFDMAIHDGVDVLSLSLGGSASNFFNDSVAIGSFHAAKKGIVVVCSAGNSGPNEATVENLAPWYITVGASTMDREFPSYVVLGNNLTLKGESLSATRLAHKFYPIIKATDAKLASATNEDAVLCQNGTLDPNKVKGKIVLCLRGISARVDKGEQALQAGAVGMVLANDIITGNEIIADPHVLPASHINFSDGLKVFNYVNSSKSPVAYIAYPTTKLHTKPAPFMAAFSSKGPNTMVPEILKPDITAPGVSVIAAYTEAEGPTNQVFDYRRIKFNSISGTSMSCPHISGIAGLLKALYPSWSPAAIKSAIMTTATTLDNEAEPLLNASFIQTTPFSYGAGHVQPNKAMDPGLVYDTNMNDYFNFLCALGYNETQRSLFSNATYHFHKNFSLLNLNYPSITVPNLSGSVTVKRTLKNVGAPATYIVHVQNPNGITVSVKPSILEFKHVGEEKMFKVKLKVKKGTATKSYVFGKMTWSDGKHYVKSPLVVKAI; encoded by the exons ATGGCTATACCTGCCTCTCCTACCATTTACTTTCTCCTCCTAATTCTTCTTGTCTCTCTACTTCAAACATCCACCTTTCCACTGAAAAAAAAG TCATATGTGGTATACTTAGGAAGCCATTCACATGATTCAGAATCGTCTTCAGTCGAGTTCGATCGTGTAACTGATTCTCACTATGAGTTTCTAGGATCTTTCTTGGAAAG CTCTGATGCCGCAAAAGAGTCCATATTTTACTCCTACACAAGACATATCAATGGTTTTGCAGCAACTTTGGAAGAACAAGTAGCAGCTGAGATAGCAA AACATCCAAATGTGTTGTCGGTTTTTGAGAACAATGGAAGGAAGCTACACACAACTCGATCATGGGGATTCATGGGACTAGAAGATAATTATGGAGTCATAACATCCAACTCAATATGGAACAAAGCCAGATTTGGTGAAGGTGTCATCATAGCTAATCTTGATACAG GTGTTTGGCCTGAATCAAAGAGTTTTAATGATGAAGGGTTTGGACCAATTCCATCCAAGTGGAGAGGAATCTGTGAAAAAGGGTCTGATCTTGCTTTCCACTGCAACAG GAAATTAATTGGTGCAAGGTATTTCAACAAAGGCTATGCTTCGAGGTTACCTACGCCAATCAACTCGTCCTCTAACACGCCTCGTGACAATGAAGGACATGGATCACATACATTATCAACAGCGGGTGGAAACATGGTACCTGGTGTAAGTGTTTTCGGTCAAGGCTATGGAACAGCAAAGGGTGGTTCACCGAAAGCGAGAGTTGCGTCATACAAAGTTTGTTGGCCTCCGATTAATGGTGACGAGTGCTTTGATGCAGACATACTTGCGGCTTTTGATATGGCTATTCATGACGGTGTTGATGTTTTGTCTTTGTCACTTGGTGGATCTGCTTCTAATTTTTTCAATGATAGTGTTGCTATTGGATCTTTCCATGCTGCTAAGAAAggtattgttgttgtttgttcggCGGGCAATAGTGGACCGAATGAGGCTACCGTAGAAAACTTAGCTCCTTGGTATATTACGGTTGGTGCTAGCACGATGGATAGAGAGTTCCCTAGTTATGTTGTTCTTGGTAACAATTTAACCTTAAAGGGAGAAAGCTTATCAGCGACAAGATTAGCGCACAAATTCTACCCAATTATTAAAGCAACAGATGCTAAATTGGCAAGTGCAACAAATGAAGACGC TGTGCTTTGCCAGAATGGTACTCTGGACCCTAACAAGGTGAAGGGTAAGATAGTGCTTTGTTTGAGAGGAATAAGTGCAAGAGTGGACAAGGGAGAACAAGCACTTCAAGCCGGTGCTGTAGGAATGGTCCTTGCCAATGATATCATTACTGGAAATGAAATCATAGCTGATCCTCATGTTCTTCCTGCATCTCACATCAATTTCTCCGATGGATTAAAAGTCTTTAATTATGTTAACTCATCCAA GTCTCCAGTGGCTTATATTGCATATCCAACAACAAAATTGCATACTAAGCCGGCCCCTTTCATGGCGGCATTTTCATCCAAAGGACCAAATACTATGGTACCTGAAATTCTGAAG CCTGATATCACTGCACCAGGAGTGTCCGTTATAGCTGCCTACACTGAAGCGGAAGGGCCGACTAATCAAGTGTTTGACTATCGCCGGATTAAATTTAACTCAATCTCCGGCACGTCAATGTCATGCCCCCATATTTCAGGCATTGCAGGCCTATTGAAAGCCTTGTACCCTTCTTGGAGTCCCGCTGCTATTAAATCAGCTATCATGACCACAG CTACAACATTAGACAACGAGGCAGAGCCACTTCTGAATGCATCCTTCATCCAAACAACGCCATTTAGCTATGGAGCGGGACATGTTCAACCGAACAAAGCAATGGATCCTGGCCTTGTTTATGACACAAACATGAATGATTACTTCAACTTCTTATGTGCTTTAGGCTATAATGAAACACAAAGGTCACTGTTTTCAAATGCTACTTACCATTTTCACAAGAACTTCAGTCTCCTCAACCTAAACTACCCTTCCATCACTGTTCCAAATCTATCTGGATCAGTGACAGTTAAAAGGACATTAAAAAATGTTGGTGCTCCAGCAACATACATTGTTCATGTTCAGAATCCAAACGGCATAACAGTTTCTGTGAAACCAAGTATCTTGGAGTTCAAACATGTTGGTGAAGAAAAGATGTTTAAGGTAAAATTGAAGGTGAAGAAAGGAACAGCAACAAAGAGTTATGTGTTTGGGAAGATGACTTGGTCAGATGGGAAGCATTATGTTAAGAGTCCATTAGTTGTGAAAGCTATTTAG